In Desulfobacterales bacterium, the DNA window CTTTTTTTATGCCTATTTTGAATCTCTTCTTTCAGCAGGCAGCAGGCAATTTTGTATAGCGGCGCGCCGTCCTGGTTATAGCTTAGTGCTTCGACGCGCAATTCCTGTGGCGCATTTACACACCCGATAAATAAAATTGCTAACTCCATTCGGCCCGAGCTCATAACCGGAGGCAGCACTAAGTCCTGAGCAAATAAATTCATCATCGAATTTATGCGTCGATGGACTTAAATTGTCGGGCGGGATGATTTTGTTCATGACGCACCCTTCGTATAGTTATATTCATCGATTAATTGACCCTATCGGGTATAAAAATAATAATTTTGATTGACATTATACCCGATAGGTACTATTAACCATCCAATTGTCTATCTTTATACCTGATCAGGTATATTTTTATTTTACATTCGAGCAAATAGCCCAGTAAAGCACGATGAATAAAATTTCCGGCACAAATCATCCCGAAAGGGTATAAAAAAACATTATGAATCTGAAAGAATTTGTAAAAAAACAACGTAAAATTAACGGATTGACCCAAACCCAGCTTGCCCGCAAGGCCGGGGTTGGGCTGAGGTTTGTAAGAGATTTGGAACAGGGTAAGGCAACCTTGAGAATGGACAAGGTAAATCAGGTTCTGCAGTTATTCGGCAAAACACTTGGCCCCGTTGATTGGCATCCTGAAATTGGTGAGGATTAAATGGAGAAAAGAAAGAAAAAGGCCTTTGTCTGAAAATGAGAATCTATGTATGAATATCGCATCTGCCTATGGGGTTG includes these proteins:
- a CDS encoding helix-turn-helix transcriptional regulator, yielding MNLKEFVKKQRKINGLTQTQLARKAGVGLRFVRDLEQGKATLRMDKVNQVLQLFGKTLGPVDWHPEIGED